GCAGGCGCCGAGGGCAAGTATGCCGAAGAACGGGCCGTTGGGCTTAAGCCCCACCTTGTCCGCGAAAACAGAGCCCGCGCCTGCCAGCAGGGCTTCGATGATCACCAGCCACCAGGAATGGAGCTGGTTGACGGATAGGAATACTCCGACGCCCACGCCGCCCAGCAACACGAGGGCCGCCTGCAGCTGGTGCTTCAACCGCAGCTGGTGGGGCTCGGAACGCCCATACATACCCGTCAGCGCTCCGAAGACGGCGTAGATGATCAGATCCGGGCGGCCGAAGAACAGGAGCAGAAGGGACGGGACGGCAACGCTGATGGCCACCCGGAGCGCGGAGAGGTGGTCGTTGTTCGCGGGTCCCAGACTGTGCAGCATCCGGACATGGCGCATGACGGACTGCATCCGGGACACCACCTATCAGTTCGCCTGCCGGCGGGGGTCGCAGGCAGTCACACACAGACACCTAGCCGCGGCGGACGCCGGTGAGGCCCGCTCTGCATGCTTTCCCGAAGGAATAGCACGCAGAACAGGCCTCAGAACGCGGGCGCGGGGCGCTGAACTACAACATCAGGCGTTGGCAGGGACCTTTGCGGGTTCCAGGTCCAGGGCCTCGAAGGGCATCTCATCGAGATCGATCAGCGGGTTCTCGTCCTGGGTAGCGACGAGCTCGCGGGCCTCGGCCTGGGTGTCCACGCTGGGCATGGAGCCCGGCAGCGGACGCTGGGCCGATTCCTTCAGGAAGTAGATGGCAATGGCGCCGACAAAGGAGGTGCCCATCAGGTAATACGCAGGCATCATGTCATCGCCGGTCGCCGTGATCAGCGCAGCGACAATGAACGGAGTGGTGCCGCCGAAGATGGCCACGGAGAAGTTGTACGCAATGCCCATGGCGCCGTACCTGCTGGCCGTGGGGAACTGGGCCGGGAGGGCCGAAGCCAGGTTAGCCACGTAGAACGTCACCGGGAAGGCAATCAGCGCGAGGCCGGCCAGGGTAGACCAGATCTCTCCCACGCCAATCAGCAGGAACGCCGGAGTAGCCAGGACGACGGTGCTCACGGCGCCGATCCACAGCACGGGACGGCGGCCGATCCGGTCGGATAGCCTGCCGGTCAGCGGAATGCAGAGGCTCATGATGACCAGCACGGGGATGGTTAGCAGAGTTCCGTGGACGGGATCGTAGCCCTTGGACTCCGTGAGGTAGGTCGGCATGTAGGAAGTCAGCGCGTAGCCGGCAGTGTTGGCTGCGGCCACCAGAATCATGGCTACAACGATCGAGCGCCAGTAGGCCTTCACAATGCCCACCGGACCCTTGACTGCTGCGGCGTCGCCGGCAGCTGCATCCTTGGCCACGGCTTCCTGGGCGTCCAGGGTGGCCTGGAACTGAGGTGATTCCTCGATCTTGTTCCGGAAGTAGATGGCGATCAGGCCCAGCGGTCCGGCGATCAGGAACGGCAGGCGCCAGCCCCATTCCTCCATGGCACTCTGGCCCAGGGTCAGCTGCAGCACGGAGACCAGGGCAGCACCGAGGGCGAAGCCGAGGTAGCTTCCCATGTCCAGGAAGCTGGCGAAGAAGCCGCGGCGCTTGTCCGGGGCATATTCGCTCACGAACGTGGTGGCTCCGGCATACTCACCGCCTGTGGAGAACCCCTGGACGATCTTGAGCACCACCAGCAGCGCGGCCGACCACATGCCGATCTGGGCGTATCCCGGCAGAAGGCCGATGGCGAACGTGCTGGCCGCCATGAGCATCAGCGTTGTGGCAAGCACCTTCTGGCGGCCCACCTTGTCGCCGAGCCAGCCGAAGATCACACCGCCGAGCGGGCGGGCAATGAAGGTGGCGGCAAACGTGCCCAGCAGGAACAGCGTCTGTACGGATTTATCCGCTTCGGGCAGGAATACCGGGCCCATGGTGGTGATCAGGTAGCCGAAAACACCGACGTCGTACCATTCCATGGTGTTACCCACGATGGTGCCGCCGAGTGCTTTCTTCAGCATGGGCTGGTCAACAACATTTACGTCGGACTCTTTGAGCCGACGCCGTGCAAGTATCTTTGGTTTTCTCACACCCAGGGGTGCGACTTTATTGGTTCCGCTGGCGTTGTAAACGCCTGCTGAAGAGTCGGTCGTGCTTCGGTCTGTGGGCATTTGGGCTTCTCCTAGGGAGGTCATTTGCTTACGACTTGTAGCTGCCCCGCTCCGGGCAGGCTTTCAATTTTACGCGATTTCCATGGAAATTGAGAGTTCGGTGCAGTAGGATCACCCGTTTCCGGCACATATCCGCGGGGAAAGCCCGATTTCTTTTGCGCGCTCTCACCGCGCCATCACTGGGTCTCCGGCGTTCCGGACCGTTGTTACCAAACCTTTTTGGGCCGCGACCATATTCGAGCGCATTCAAGCCCCATTCCGCAGGGATTAGTGATGGCGGCCACAGAACATTGCTGCCCGGGCCGGGAGGGAATTCCGGGGATCCATGACGTCATAAACGTCCGGTTGAACCCTTTGGCGGCGGTGCGCGTCTGATTGAGTGAACCTGAGTGAACGCGCACGCAAGATTTCGGAAAGATTCCAGACAGGGGTGTTCGGCATGGACTACCAAATAAGCGGCCTTCCAATGCATGCGTTGTTGGTACACGGCACCGTAGTTGTTGTTCCTCTGGCGGCCCTGTGCACGTTGCTGAGTATTGTATGGCCGGTGGCCAGGCGGCGGCTTGGAATTGTGACGCCCCTCCTCGCCTTGGTGGCACTCGTGATGGTTCCAGTGACCCAGGCAGCCGGAGCGTGGCTGCTGGTGCGGATCGACACCACGCCCGCCATCTCTACCCACGCCAACCTCGGCAAAACCCTGCTGCCGTGGGTCATCGGTGTGTTCGTGGTGGCGGTCGGGCAGTGGCTCTGGTTCCGCTACGGCACAATAACGGCGGCCAGAATGAACGAAAAGCTGGGCACTGCAGGCTCCCGCGTCGTGGCAGTGGTGGCGACTGTACTGGTGCTGGCGCTCTGCGGCGGAACCGTGGCTACGGTTGTGCTGATTGGCGAAGCAGGGTCACGGGCTGTTTGGGAAGGCCGTTTCAGCGATGAGGCCGCGGGCTGATAGCCGCTCGGATGCTGCCTCTGGTGTGCCCATCCGCGTGTACTGGAGCTGACCACAAATGAGGGGTTCACAACCTGCGCGTTAACTGTTTATGGTTGATCCATGGGAACACTGATTTTTGAGTAGACCGGCTGCCCTGCGATGATGGCGTTTGCCGTGATCCCGCCGTCGAGTCTTACCAAATAAATCCATGCTTGTTGAGGCCTCTGCCTCCGCGTTGCTCCCGTTGGTGCTGCTCCGCCGGCGGCACAGACCACTTCACAGCGTGCAATCACCAGCAGGTTCACCCCAAGAAGGAGACCAACCTCATGACTGACAAACAATCCACCGCTGGCAACGACCAGGCCAACAACGCGCAGGAGACCAGCCCGGTCGAAGCGGAGGCTGAGACTCCAGACAAGGGCATGAAATCGCGGCTTACCGATGCTCAGAAGCAGATGCTTGAAAGCAAATCACGCGGTGGCGGCGCAGGCACGCAAAGCGTCGGCAGCAACCATAAGCCCACTCACGCAAGCGGCAAACTGGGCCCGGCGCCAAAGAAAGTCCGCTGGTAATTACTGCAGACAATATCTGGCTCCAGACCTAGTATTGGTGAACACTTCATTTCATTGCGGAAGGAAGAACAATGGCTGAAAAGCACGCTGGAGAACAGATCGGGGCGGATGTCGCCAGTCGTCTCGCGGAGTCCATGGACACGCCGCAGATGCCCGAACCGGCAACCATCGCCGTAGCTGCGGCCATGACGGAAGGCCAGGAGTGGCCGGATGGCAGCGGCAAGCACCGCCATCCGAAAGACAACGGAACGGACCACGGCCGGGCGGGTCATGAGGCTGCTGTAACGGCCGTGCACCGGACCCGGCGGCCGCAGATGCCGCACTCTTCCTGACCGCCTGACGACACCCGGATGGCCTGGCGACACGCAATTGGCCTGGCGACACCCGAATTCGGGAGTCGGCGGGCCATTTGCGCGTCGAGGGGAGGAGTGCGCGTCGCTGTCATACTCCGGTCTCCGCCACGACATCGCCTGGATCCTTGTCCAGCCGCCAGCCGCGCCATACCGGGTGCCTCAGTTTGCCGCTCCCGGTCCATTCGCCGAAGGTCACCTCGCCCACGAGGGCCGGGGTGACCCAATTCGCATCTGCTGCATCGGCGCCCGGGACGTCGTCGAAGGGTGAGGTTTTCCGGGCCAGGCCATCCATCTTCTGACGGAGCTCCTTCAGCTCACGGTTGCTGAAGCCGCTGCCCACCCGCCCCACATACCGGAGTTTCTTGCCCTCGGGGATGCCCAGCAGCAGCGAACCCGCCGTCCCTTGCCGTTCGCCCTTGCCCGTGCGCCAGCCACCGATGACCACTTCCTGGGTGCGTTCAAACTTGAGTTTGATCCAGAGCCGGGTCCGCTGCCCGCTGACATAGCGGCTGTCCACGCGCTTGGCCATCACCCCTTCGAGTCCCAGCTCCTGCGCGCTTTCGAGGATGATCTCCACGTCGTCGTCCAATACTGCGGACAGCTCCACCGGGCAATCCGAGGGGCGGTACAACGATTCCAGGCGTTCCCGACGCCGTTCGAGAGGCAGGCGGCGGAGGTCTTCGCCGCCGTCGGACAGCAGATCAAAAAGCATCAGCCGGACGGGGACGGACGCGCGGACTTTCTCGACGTCGGCAGGTTTGGTTAGATTCATCCGTCCCTGCAGACGGCCGAAATCGGGGCGTCCGGAAGGCCCGACGGCGATGATCTCGCCGTCGGCGGTGAAGCTCTGCTTCGGCCAGCACGAGCGGTCGGTGAGCTCTGGGTAGGTGGCAGTCATGTCCCTGCCGTTGCGGCTGATCAGCCGGATCTTTTTATCGTCGGCCACGATCAGGGCGCGGATGCCGTCCCATTTGAGCTCGAACTGCCAGCCGCTGCCATGGAGATCCGCTGGGGCGCCCGCGGTTGCCAGCATGGGGATGATGTCCTCCATGGAAGCAGGAGTGGCACCGGAATCAGCGGCGGTGGAAGTCCCGGTCGATGGCACAGCTGAGCTTGTCGTGGCATGTGCTTGGGAACCCTTGTCCATGAGATGAATCAGCCACTGGCCCTGCGAGTCCTTGCCGTTTCCTTGGCCGGTATGGATGAGGGCGAACTTTTTGGTGCCCTCGAGGCCGCCGCCTTCCGCACCCGTGAGGGTGGCTATGACTTCCTTGCCGTTGATCCACTTGTGGCACTCGTAGACACCGTGGTCCCAGATGCGTACCGTGCCGGCGCCGTACTGGCCTTTGGGGATGGTGCCTTCGAAGGCGCCATAGTCCATGGGATGGTCCTCGGTCTGGACCGCCAGGTGATTCTGGGCCCCAGTGACCGGAACACCCTTGGGGAGCGCCCAGGACACCAGAACGCCCTCGTGCTCCAGCCGGAAATCGAAGTGCGGACGGCCGGCATGGTGCTCCTGGATCACAAACGTCTCCTGGCCGCCCGCTGCCTTACCGGTGATTGAGACTGTCCCGGTGATTGAGCCTGTCGAAATACCGGCAG
This genomic interval from Micrococcaceae bacterium Sec5.7 contains the following:
- a CDS encoding ATP-dependent DNA ligase; its protein translation is MAARKERVRVDGRELTITSLDKVLYPETGTTKADVLAYYAAVASVLIPAAANRPATRKRWVHGVGTAEDPGQMFFQKNLDDSTPGWVPRASIRHKEHSSQYPLVNDPATLTWFGQIASLEIHVPQWRVDAHGNALPPDRMVLDLDPGEGAGLAECAEVAKLARVILKDVGLDPVPVTSGSKGIHLYAGLDGTQTSEQISAFAHELARALEADHPELAVSDMKKSLRTGKVLVDWSQNSAAKTTIVPYSLRGRLTPTVAAPRTWRELASPKLQQLDYKAVMRRVKDGKDPFAAVSARAGHVDGTLDGGASDPRLETYRSKRDQEGTPEPFSDRPAGISTGSITGTVSITGKAAGGQETFVIQEHHAGRPHFDFRLEHEGVLVSWALPKGVPVTGAQNHLAVQTEDHPMDYGAFEGTIPKGQYGAGTVRIWDHGVYECHKWINGKEVIATLTGAEGGGLEGTKKFALIHTGQGNGKDSQGQWLIHLMDKGSQAHATTSSAVPSTGTSTAADSGATPASMEDIIPMLATAGAPADLHGSGWQFELKWDGIRALIVADDKKIRLISRNGRDMTATYPELTDRSCWPKQSFTADGEIIAVGPSGRPDFGRLQGRMNLTKPADVEKVRASVPVRLMLFDLLSDGGEDLRRLPLERRRERLESLYRPSDCPVELSAVLDDDVEIILESAQELGLEGVMAKRVDSRYVSGQRTRLWIKLKFERTQEVVIGGWRTGKGERQGTAGSLLLGIPEGKKLRYVGRVGSGFSNRELKELRQKMDGLARKTSPFDDVPGADAADANWVTPALVGEVTFGEWTGSGKLRHPVWRGWRLDKDPGDVVAETGV
- a CDS encoding MFS transporter, with amino-acid sequence MPTDRSTTDSSAGVYNASGTNKVAPLGVRKPKILARRRLKESDVNVVDQPMLKKALGGTIVGNTMEWYDVGVFGYLITTMGPVFLPEADKSVQTLFLLGTFAATFIARPLGGVIFGWLGDKVGRQKVLATTLMLMAASTFAIGLLPGYAQIGMWSAALLVVLKIVQGFSTGGEYAGATTFVSEYAPDKRRGFFASFLDMGSYLGFALGAALVSVLQLTLGQSAMEEWGWRLPFLIAGPLGLIAIYFRNKIEESPQFQATLDAQEAVAKDAAAGDAAAVKGPVGIVKAYWRSIVVAMILVAAANTAGYALTSYMPTYLTESKGYDPVHGTLLTIPVLVIMSLCIPLTGRLSDRIGRRPVLWIGAVSTVVLATPAFLLIGVGEIWSTLAGLALIAFPVTFYVANLASALPAQFPTASRYGAMGIAYNFSVAIFGGTTPFIVAALITATGDDMMPAYYLMGTSFVGAIAIYFLKESAQRPLPGSMPSVDTQAEARELVATQDENPLIDLDEMPFEALDLEPAKVPANA